A genomic stretch from Natronolimnobius sp. AArcel1 includes:
- a CDS encoding integrase core domain-containing protein encodes VGSRRSARKWIEQFVHYYNRQRPHQSLDGRTPTEEVLN; translated from the coding sequence GGGTGGGCAGTCGGCGGAGCGCTCGCAAATGGATTGAACAATTTGTGCATTACTACAACCGACAGAGACCGCATCAATCGCTCGATGGACGAACGCCGACTGAGGAGGTGCTAAACTAG